A stretch of the Pelmatolapia mariae isolate MD_Pm_ZW linkage group LG23, Pm_UMD_F_2, whole genome shotgun sequence genome encodes the following:
- the LOC134620884 gene encoding peripheral plasma membrane protein CASK-like isoform X8, producing the protein MTMADDDVLFEDVYELCEVIGKGPFSVVRRCINRDTGQQFAVKIVDVASFTSSPGLSTEDLKREASICHMLKHPHIVELLETYSSDGMLYMVFEFMDGADLCFEIVKRADAGFVYSEAVASHYMRQILEALRYCHDNNVIHRDVKPHCVLLASKENSAPVKLGGFGVAIQLGESGLVAGGRVGTPHFMAPEVVKREPYGKPVDVWGCGVILFILLSGCLPFYGTKERLFEAIIKGKYKMNPRQWAHISESAKDLVRRMLMLDPAERITVYEALNHPWLKERDRYAYKIHLPETVEQLRKFNARRKLKGAVLAAVSSHKFNSYYGDPPEELHDFSDDPTSSGLLAAERAVSQVLDSLEEIHALTDCSEKDMDFLHSVFQDQHLHTLLDLYDKINTRSSPQIRNPPSDGVQRAKEVLETISCYPENMEAKELRRILTQPHFMALLQTHDVVAHEVYSDEALRVTPPPTSPYLNGDSPDSTNGDMDLENVTRVRLVQFQKNTDEPMGITLKMNDLNHCIVARIMHGGMIHRQGTLHVGDEIREINGISVANQTVEQLQKMLREMRGSITFKIVPSYRSQSMSCEKESPDLSRQSPANGHASVTSSILDLPSTIQPKGRQICRPAIKDKLSIKIYVRAQFEYDPAKDDLIPCKEAGIRFRVGDIIQIISKDDHNWWQGKLENTKNGTAGLIPSPELQEWRVACIAMEKTKQEQQASCTWFGKKKKQYKDKYLAKHNAVFDQLDLVTYEEVVKLPSFKRKTLVLLGAHGVGRRHIKNTLITKHPDRFAYPIPHTTRPPKKDEENGKNYYFVSHEQMMQDISNNDYLEYGSHEDAMYGTRLETIRQIHAQGMISILDVEPQALKILRTAEFAPYVVFIAAPTITPGMTEDESLQRLQKESEMLQQTYAHYFDQTIINNEIDDTIRLLEEAVDLVSTTPQWVPVSWVY; encoded by the exons ATCTGAAGCGAGAGGCGAGCATCTGCCACATGCTGAAACACCCCCACATCGTGGAGCTGCTGGAGACTTACAGCTCCGATGGCATGCTCTACATGGTCTTTGAATT TATGGATGGTGCAGACCTGTGTTTTGAAATCGTGAAGCGAGCTGATGCTGGGTTTGTGTACAGCGAAGCAGTGGCCAG CCACTACATGAGGCAGATTCTGGAGGCACTTCGATACTGCCATGACAACAATGTGATTCACCGTGATGTAAAG CCTCACTGCGTGCTCCTGGCCTCAAAGGAGAACTCTGCTCCAGTGAAACTCGGAGGCTTCGGAGTGGCGATCCAGCTGGGAGAGTCTGGTTTAGTAGCCGGAG GTCGAGTGGGCACGCCCCACTTCATGGCCCCAGAGGTGGTGAAAAGGGAGCCTTATGGCAAACCGGTAGATGTGTGGGGATGTGGAGTGATCCTCTTCATTCTGCTGTCCGGCTGCCTGCCTTTCTACGGCACCAAGGAGCGCTTGTTTGAGGCTATCATCAAAGGGAAATACAAG ATGAACCCGCGCCAGTGGGCTCACATCTCTGAGAGCGCCAAGGACCTGGTGAGGCGCATGCTGATGCTTGACCCTGCTGAGAGAATCACTGTCTATGAGGCTCTCAACCACCCCTGGCTGAAG GAGAGGGACAGGTATGCCTACAAGATCCACCTGCCCGAAACAGTTGAGCAGCTGAGAAAGTTCAACGCCAGGAGGAAGCTGAAG GGTGCAGTGCTGGCTGCTGTTTCCAGCCACAAGTTTAATTCCTACTATGGTGACCCCCCTGAGGAGCTCCATGATTTCTCAGATGATCCCACCTCCTCAG GACTGCTAGCTGCTGAAA gggCAGTATCACAGGTTTTGGACAGTCTAGAGGAGATCCATGCATTGACAGACTGCAGTGAGAAAGATATGGACTTCCTGCACAGCGTCTTCCAGGACCAGCACCTCCACACTCTGTTAGAT CTTTATGACAAAATCAACACCAGATCGTCCCCTCAGATCAGAAATCCTCCAAGTGACGGAGTGCAGAGAGCCAAAGAG gtactgGAAACCATCTCCTGTTACCCAGAGAATATGGAGGCCAAGGAGCTCAGGAGGATCCTCACACAGCCACACTTCATG GCTCTGCTGCAGACCCACGATGTGGTGGCACACGAGGTGTACAGCGACGAGGCGTTGAGGGTGACTCCCCCGCCTACTTCACCGTACCTGAACGGAGACTCCCCAGACAGCACCAACGGAGACATGGACTTGGAAAATGTCACCAGGGTTCGGCTGGTTCAGTTTCAGAAGAACACAGATGAGCCCATG GGCATTACTCTGAAAATGAACGACCTCAACCACTGCATTGTGGCCCGCATCATGCATGGTGGGATGATCCATCGACAAG GGACTCTGCATGTAGGAGATGAGATCCGGGAGATTAATGGCATCAGCGTTGCTAATCAGACGGTAGAACAGCTCCAGAAGATGCTG AGAGAGATGAGGGGAAGCATCACCTTCAAGATTGTGCCCAGTTACCGATCCCAGTCAATGTCTTGTGAG AAAGAGTCTCCGGATTTATCTCGACAGTCACCTGCAAATGGTCATGCTAGTGTGACCAGCTCCATCCTG GACCTGCCATCGACTATTCAGCCTAAAGGCCGTCAG ATCTGCAGACCTGCTATCAAGGACAAATTGTCCATCAAG ATTTATGTACGCGCTCAGTTTGAGTACGACCCGGCAAAAGACGACCTCATCCCATGCAAGGAGGCCGGCATCCGCTTCCGGGTAGGTGACATCATTCAGATCATCTCCAAGGATGACCACAACTGGTGGCAAGGAAAGCTGGAGAACACCAAGAATGGCACAGCAGGACTCATCCCCTCACCTGAACTGCAGGAATG GCGTGTGGCATGTATAGCAATGGAGAAGACCAAACAGGAACAGCAGGCCAGTTGTACCTGGTTtggcaagaagaagaaacagtacAAAGACAAATACCTGGCCAAGCACAACGCAG TGTTTGATCAACTAGATCTGGTAACATACGAGGAGGTGGTTAAACTGCCGTCATTTAAGAGAAAAACGCTGGTTTTACTTG GTGCACACGGAGTTGGTCGGAGGCACATCAAGAACACGCTGATCACCAAACATCCCGACCGCTTTGCCTACCCTATTCCTC ACACAACTCGGCCTCCCAAGAAAGACGAGGAGAACGGAAAGAACTACTACTTTGTTTCTCACGAGCAGATGATGCAGGACATCAGCAACAACGACTACCTGGAGTATGGCAGCCATGAGGATGCCATGTATGGAACCAGGCTGGAGACTATCAGGCAGATCCATGCACAGGGCATGATCTCCATCCTAGACGTCGAGCCACAG GCGCTAAAGATCCTCAGGACAGCTGAGTTTGCTCCATACGTCGTCTTCATCGCGGCTCCCACCATCACCCCCGGCATGACTGAG GACGAATCTCTTCAGCGGCTACAGAAGGAGTCGGAGATGCTGCAGCAAACCTACGCTCACTACTTTGACCAGACCATCATCAACAACGAGATCGACGACACCATCCGCCTGCTGGAGGAGGCCGTGGACCTGGTGTCCACCACTCCTCAGTGGGTTCCCGTCTCCTGGGTCTACTGA
- the LOC134620884 gene encoding peripheral plasma membrane protein CASK-like isoform X13: MTMADDDVLFEDVYELCEVIGKGPFSVVRRCINRDTGQQFAVKIVDVASFTSSPGLSTEDLKREASICHMLKHPHIVELLETYSSDGMLYMVFEFMDGADLCFEIVKRADAGFVYSEAVASHYMRQILEALRYCHDNNVIHRDVKPHCVLLASKENSAPVKLGGFGVAIQLGESGLVAGGRVGTPHFMAPEVVKREPYGKPVDVWGCGVILFILLSGCLPFYGTKERLFEAIIKGKYKMNPRQWAHISESAKDLVRRMLMLDPAERITVYEALNHPWLKERDRYAYKIHLPETVEQLRKFNARRKLKGAVLAAVSSHKFNSYYGDPPEELHDFSDDPTSSGLLAAETGAVSQVLDSLEEIHALTDCSEKDMDFLHSVFQDQHLHTLLDLYDKINTRSSPQIRNPPSDGVQRAKEVLETISCYPENMEAKELRRILTQPHFMALLQTHDVVAHEVYSDEALRVTPPPTSPYLNGDSPDSTNGDMDLENVTRVRLVQFQKNTDEPMGITLKMNDLNHCIVARIMHGGMIHRQGTLHVGDEIREINGISVANQTVEQLQKMLREMRGSITFKIVPSYRSQSMSCEKESPDLSRQSPANGHASVTSSILDLPSTIQPKGRQIYVRAQFEYDPAKDDLIPCKEAGIRFRVGDIIQIISKDDHNWWQGKLENTKNGTAGLIPSPELQEWRVACIAMEKTKQEQQASCTWFGKKKKQYKDKYLAKHNADLVTYEEVVKLPSFKRKTLVLLGAHGVGRRHIKNTLITKHPDRFAYPIPHTTRPPKKDEENGKNYYFVSHEQMMQDISNNDYLEYGSHEDAMYGTRLETIRQIHAQGMISILDVEPQALKILRTAEFAPYVVFIAAPTITPGMTEDESLQRLQKESEMLQQTYAHYFDQTIINNEIDDTIRLLEEAVDLVSTTPQWVPVSWVY, from the exons ATCTGAAGCGAGAGGCGAGCATCTGCCACATGCTGAAACACCCCCACATCGTGGAGCTGCTGGAGACTTACAGCTCCGATGGCATGCTCTACATGGTCTTTGAATT TATGGATGGTGCAGACCTGTGTTTTGAAATCGTGAAGCGAGCTGATGCTGGGTTTGTGTACAGCGAAGCAGTGGCCAG CCACTACATGAGGCAGATTCTGGAGGCACTTCGATACTGCCATGACAACAATGTGATTCACCGTGATGTAAAG CCTCACTGCGTGCTCCTGGCCTCAAAGGAGAACTCTGCTCCAGTGAAACTCGGAGGCTTCGGAGTGGCGATCCAGCTGGGAGAGTCTGGTTTAGTAGCCGGAG GTCGAGTGGGCACGCCCCACTTCATGGCCCCAGAGGTGGTGAAAAGGGAGCCTTATGGCAAACCGGTAGATGTGTGGGGATGTGGAGTGATCCTCTTCATTCTGCTGTCCGGCTGCCTGCCTTTCTACGGCACCAAGGAGCGCTTGTTTGAGGCTATCATCAAAGGGAAATACAAG ATGAACCCGCGCCAGTGGGCTCACATCTCTGAGAGCGCCAAGGACCTGGTGAGGCGCATGCTGATGCTTGACCCTGCTGAGAGAATCACTGTCTATGAGGCTCTCAACCACCCCTGGCTGAAG GAGAGGGACAGGTATGCCTACAAGATCCACCTGCCCGAAACAGTTGAGCAGCTGAGAAAGTTCAACGCCAGGAGGAAGCTGAAG GGTGCAGTGCTGGCTGCTGTTTCCAGCCACAAGTTTAATTCCTACTATGGTGACCCCCCTGAGGAGCTCCATGATTTCTCAGATGATCCCACCTCCTCAG GACTGCTAGCTGCTGAAA caggggCAGTATCACAGGTTTTGGACAGTCTAGAGGAGATCCATGCATTGACAGACTGCAGTGAGAAAGATATGGACTTCCTGCACAGCGTCTTCCAGGACCAGCACCTCCACACTCTGTTAGAT CTTTATGACAAAATCAACACCAGATCGTCCCCTCAGATCAGAAATCCTCCAAGTGACGGAGTGCAGAGAGCCAAAGAG gtactgGAAACCATCTCCTGTTACCCAGAGAATATGGAGGCCAAGGAGCTCAGGAGGATCCTCACACAGCCACACTTCATG GCTCTGCTGCAGACCCACGATGTGGTGGCACACGAGGTGTACAGCGACGAGGCGTTGAGGGTGACTCCCCCGCCTACTTCACCGTACCTGAACGGAGACTCCCCAGACAGCACCAACGGAGACATGGACTTGGAAAATGTCACCAGGGTTCGGCTGGTTCAGTTTCAGAAGAACACAGATGAGCCCATG GGCATTACTCTGAAAATGAACGACCTCAACCACTGCATTGTGGCCCGCATCATGCATGGTGGGATGATCCATCGACAAG GGACTCTGCATGTAGGAGATGAGATCCGGGAGATTAATGGCATCAGCGTTGCTAATCAGACGGTAGAACAGCTCCAGAAGATGCTG AGAGAGATGAGGGGAAGCATCACCTTCAAGATTGTGCCCAGTTACCGATCCCAGTCAATGTCTTGTGAG AAAGAGTCTCCGGATTTATCTCGACAGTCACCTGCAAATGGTCATGCTAGTGTGACCAGCTCCATCCTG GACCTGCCATCGACTATTCAGCCTAAAGGCCGTCAG ATTTATGTACGCGCTCAGTTTGAGTACGACCCGGCAAAAGACGACCTCATCCCATGCAAGGAGGCCGGCATCCGCTTCCGGGTAGGTGACATCATTCAGATCATCTCCAAGGATGACCACAACTGGTGGCAAGGAAAGCTGGAGAACACCAAGAATGGCACAGCAGGACTCATCCCCTCACCTGAACTGCAGGAATG GCGTGTGGCATGTATAGCAATGGAGAAGACCAAACAGGAACAGCAGGCCAGTTGTACCTGGTTtggcaagaagaagaaacagtacAAAGACAAATACCTGGCCAAGCACAACGCAG ATCTGGTAACATACGAGGAGGTGGTTAAACTGCCGTCATTTAAGAGAAAAACGCTGGTTTTACTTG GTGCACACGGAGTTGGTCGGAGGCACATCAAGAACACGCTGATCACCAAACATCCCGACCGCTTTGCCTACCCTATTCCTC ACACAACTCGGCCTCCCAAGAAAGACGAGGAGAACGGAAAGAACTACTACTTTGTTTCTCACGAGCAGATGATGCAGGACATCAGCAACAACGACTACCTGGAGTATGGCAGCCATGAGGATGCCATGTATGGAACCAGGCTGGAGACTATCAGGCAGATCCATGCACAGGGCATGATCTCCATCCTAGACGTCGAGCCACAG GCGCTAAAGATCCTCAGGACAGCTGAGTTTGCTCCATACGTCGTCTTCATCGCGGCTCCCACCATCACCCCCGGCATGACTGAG GACGAATCTCTTCAGCGGCTACAGAAGGAGTCGGAGATGCTGCAGCAAACCTACGCTCACTACTTTGACCAGACCATCATCAACAACGAGATCGACGACACCATCCGCCTGCTGGAGGAGGCCGTGGACCTGGTGTCCACCACTCCTCAGTGGGTTCCCGTCTCCTGGGTCTACTGA
- the LOC134620884 gene encoding peripheral plasma membrane protein CASK-like isoform X1: MTMADDDVLFEDVYELCEVIGKGPFSVVRRCINRDTGQQFAVKIVDVASFTSSPGLSTEDLKREASICHMLKHPHIVELLETYSSDGMLYMVFEFMDGADLCFEIVKRADAGFVYSEAVASHYMRQILEALRYCHDNNVIHRDVKPHCVLLASKENSAPVKLGGFGVAIQLGESGLVAGGRVGTPHFMAPEVVKREPYGKPVDVWGCGVILFILLSGCLPFYGTKERLFEAIIKGKYKMNPRQWAHISESAKDLVRRMLMLDPAERITVYEALNHPWLKERDRYAYKIHLPETVEQLRKFNARRKLKGAVLAAVSSHKFNSYYGDPPEELHDFSDDPTSSGLLAAERAVSQVLDSLEEIHALTDCSEKDMDFLHSVFQDQHLHTLLDLYDKINTRSSPQIRNPPSDGVQRAKEVLETISCYPENMEAKELRRILTQPHFMALLQTHDVVAHEVYSDEALRVTPPPTSPYLNGDSPDSTNGDMDLENVTRVRLVQFQKNTDEPMGITLKMNDLNHCIVARIMHGGMIHRQGTLHVGDEIREINGISVANQTVEQLQKMLREMRGSITFKIVPSYRSQSMSCEVQNYQCTHFVSHALWGIKSLGFYFPLQKESPDLSRQSPANGHASVTSSILDLPSTIQPKGRQICRPAIKDKLSIKIYVRAQFEYDPAKDDLIPCKEAGIRFRVGDIIQIISKDDHNWWQGKLENTKNGTAGLIPSPELQEWRVACIAMEKTKQEQQASCTWFGKKKKQYKDKYLAKHNAVFDQLDLVTYEEVVKLPSFKRKTLVLLGAHGVGRRHIKNTLITKHPDRFAYPIPHTTRPPKKDEENGKNYYFVSHEQMMQDISNNDYLEYGSHEDAMYGTRLETIRQIHAQGMISILDVEPQALKILRTAEFAPYVVFIAAPTITPGMTEIPKWCRKLPDESLQRLQKESEMLQQTYAHYFDQTIINNEIDDTIRLLEEAVDLVSTTPQWVPVSWVY; the protein is encoded by the exons ATCTGAAGCGAGAGGCGAGCATCTGCCACATGCTGAAACACCCCCACATCGTGGAGCTGCTGGAGACTTACAGCTCCGATGGCATGCTCTACATGGTCTTTGAATT TATGGATGGTGCAGACCTGTGTTTTGAAATCGTGAAGCGAGCTGATGCTGGGTTTGTGTACAGCGAAGCAGTGGCCAG CCACTACATGAGGCAGATTCTGGAGGCACTTCGATACTGCCATGACAACAATGTGATTCACCGTGATGTAAAG CCTCACTGCGTGCTCCTGGCCTCAAAGGAGAACTCTGCTCCAGTGAAACTCGGAGGCTTCGGAGTGGCGATCCAGCTGGGAGAGTCTGGTTTAGTAGCCGGAG GTCGAGTGGGCACGCCCCACTTCATGGCCCCAGAGGTGGTGAAAAGGGAGCCTTATGGCAAACCGGTAGATGTGTGGGGATGTGGAGTGATCCTCTTCATTCTGCTGTCCGGCTGCCTGCCTTTCTACGGCACCAAGGAGCGCTTGTTTGAGGCTATCATCAAAGGGAAATACAAG ATGAACCCGCGCCAGTGGGCTCACATCTCTGAGAGCGCCAAGGACCTGGTGAGGCGCATGCTGATGCTTGACCCTGCTGAGAGAATCACTGTCTATGAGGCTCTCAACCACCCCTGGCTGAAG GAGAGGGACAGGTATGCCTACAAGATCCACCTGCCCGAAACAGTTGAGCAGCTGAGAAAGTTCAACGCCAGGAGGAAGCTGAAG GGTGCAGTGCTGGCTGCTGTTTCCAGCCACAAGTTTAATTCCTACTATGGTGACCCCCCTGAGGAGCTCCATGATTTCTCAGATGATCCCACCTCCTCAG GACTGCTAGCTGCTGAAA gggCAGTATCACAGGTTTTGGACAGTCTAGAGGAGATCCATGCATTGACAGACTGCAGTGAGAAAGATATGGACTTCCTGCACAGCGTCTTCCAGGACCAGCACCTCCACACTCTGTTAGAT CTTTATGACAAAATCAACACCAGATCGTCCCCTCAGATCAGAAATCCTCCAAGTGACGGAGTGCAGAGAGCCAAAGAG gtactgGAAACCATCTCCTGTTACCCAGAGAATATGGAGGCCAAGGAGCTCAGGAGGATCCTCACACAGCCACACTTCATG GCTCTGCTGCAGACCCACGATGTGGTGGCACACGAGGTGTACAGCGACGAGGCGTTGAGGGTGACTCCCCCGCCTACTTCACCGTACCTGAACGGAGACTCCCCAGACAGCACCAACGGAGACATGGACTTGGAAAATGTCACCAGGGTTCGGCTGGTTCAGTTTCAGAAGAACACAGATGAGCCCATG GGCATTACTCTGAAAATGAACGACCTCAACCACTGCATTGTGGCCCGCATCATGCATGGTGGGATGATCCATCGACAAG GGACTCTGCATGTAGGAGATGAGATCCGGGAGATTAATGGCATCAGCGTTGCTAATCAGACGGTAGAACAGCTCCAGAAGATGCTG AGAGAGATGAGGGGAAGCATCACCTTCAAGATTGTGCCCAGTTACCGATCCCAGTCAATGTCTTGTGAGGTACAAAACTATCAGTGCACACATTTTGTTTCACATGCATTGTGGGGAATTAAATCCTTAGGTTTCTATTTCCCGTTGCAGAAAGAGTCTCCGGATTTATCTCGACAGTCACCTGCAAATGGTCATGCTAGTGTGACCAGCTCCATCCTG GACCTGCCATCGACTATTCAGCCTAAAGGCCGTCAG ATCTGCAGACCTGCTATCAAGGACAAATTGTCCATCAAG ATTTATGTACGCGCTCAGTTTGAGTACGACCCGGCAAAAGACGACCTCATCCCATGCAAGGAGGCCGGCATCCGCTTCCGGGTAGGTGACATCATTCAGATCATCTCCAAGGATGACCACAACTGGTGGCAAGGAAAGCTGGAGAACACCAAGAATGGCACAGCAGGACTCATCCCCTCACCTGAACTGCAGGAATG GCGTGTGGCATGTATAGCAATGGAGAAGACCAAACAGGAACAGCAGGCCAGTTGTACCTGGTTtggcaagaagaagaaacagtacAAAGACAAATACCTGGCCAAGCACAACGCAG TGTTTGATCAACTAGATCTGGTAACATACGAGGAGGTGGTTAAACTGCCGTCATTTAAGAGAAAAACGCTGGTTTTACTTG GTGCACACGGAGTTGGTCGGAGGCACATCAAGAACACGCTGATCACCAAACATCCCGACCGCTTTGCCTACCCTATTCCTC ACACAACTCGGCCTCCCAAGAAAGACGAGGAGAACGGAAAGAACTACTACTTTGTTTCTCACGAGCAGATGATGCAGGACATCAGCAACAACGACTACCTGGAGTATGGCAGCCATGAGGATGCCATGTATGGAACCAGGCTGGAGACTATCAGGCAGATCCATGCACAGGGCATGATCTCCATCCTAGACGTCGAGCCACAG GCGCTAAAGATCCTCAGGACAGCTGAGTTTGCTCCATACGTCGTCTTCATCGCGGCTCCCACCATCACCCCCGGCATGACTGAG ATCCCAAAGTGGTGCAGGAAACTGCCT GACGAATCTCTTCAGCGGCTACAGAAGGAGTCGGAGATGCTGCAGCAAACCTACGCTCACTACTTTGACCAGACCATCATCAACAACGAGATCGACGACACCATCCGCCTGCTGGAGGAGGCCGTGGACCTGGTGTCCACCACTCCTCAGTGGGTTCCCGTCTCCTGGGTCTACTGA
- the LOC134620884 gene encoding peripheral plasma membrane protein CASK-like isoform X5 has translation MTMADDDVLFEDVYELCEVIGKGPFSVVRRCINRDTGQQFAVKIVDVASFTSSPGLSTEDLKREASICHMLKHPHIVELLETYSSDGMLYMVFEFMDGADLCFEIVKRADAGFVYSEAVASHYMRQILEALRYCHDNNVIHRDVKPHCVLLASKENSAPVKLGGFGVAIQLGESGLVAGGRVGTPHFMAPEVVKREPYGKPVDVWGCGVILFILLSGCLPFYGTKERLFEAIIKGKYKMNPRQWAHISESAKDLVRRMLMLDPAERITVYEALNHPWLKERDRYAYKIHLPETVEQLRKFNARRKLKGAVLAAVSSHKFNSYYGDPPEELHDFSDDPTSSGLLAAETGAVSQVLDSLEEIHALTDCSEKDMDFLHSVFQDQHLHTLLDLYDKINTRSSPQIRNPPSDGVQRAKEVLETISCYPENMEAKELRRILTQPHFMALLQTHDVVAHEVYSDEALRVTPPPTSPYLNGDSPDSTNGDMDLENVTRVRLVQFQKNTDEPMGITLKMNDLNHCIVARIMHGGMIHRQGTLHVGDEIREINGISVANQTVEQLQKMLREMRGSITFKIVPSYRSQSMSCEKESPDLSRQSPANGHASVTSSILDLPSTIQPKGRQICRPAIKDKLSIKIYVRAQFEYDPAKDDLIPCKEAGIRFRVGDIIQIISKDDHNWWQGKLENTKNGTAGLIPSPELQEWRVACIAMEKTKQEQQASCTWFGKKKKQYKDKYLAKHNADLVTYEEVVKLPSFKRKTLVLLGAHGVGRRHIKNTLITKHPDRFAYPIPHTTRPPKKDEENGKNYYFVSHEQMMQDISNNDYLEYGSHEDAMYGTRLETIRQIHAQGMISILDVEPQALKILRTAEFAPYVVFIAAPTITPGMTEIPKWCRKLPDESLQRLQKESEMLQQTYAHYFDQTIINNEIDDTIRLLEEAVDLVSTTPQWVPVSWVY, from the exons ATCTGAAGCGAGAGGCGAGCATCTGCCACATGCTGAAACACCCCCACATCGTGGAGCTGCTGGAGACTTACAGCTCCGATGGCATGCTCTACATGGTCTTTGAATT TATGGATGGTGCAGACCTGTGTTTTGAAATCGTGAAGCGAGCTGATGCTGGGTTTGTGTACAGCGAAGCAGTGGCCAG CCACTACATGAGGCAGATTCTGGAGGCACTTCGATACTGCCATGACAACAATGTGATTCACCGTGATGTAAAG CCTCACTGCGTGCTCCTGGCCTCAAAGGAGAACTCTGCTCCAGTGAAACTCGGAGGCTTCGGAGTGGCGATCCAGCTGGGAGAGTCTGGTTTAGTAGCCGGAG GTCGAGTGGGCACGCCCCACTTCATGGCCCCAGAGGTGGTGAAAAGGGAGCCTTATGGCAAACCGGTAGATGTGTGGGGATGTGGAGTGATCCTCTTCATTCTGCTGTCCGGCTGCCTGCCTTTCTACGGCACCAAGGAGCGCTTGTTTGAGGCTATCATCAAAGGGAAATACAAG ATGAACCCGCGCCAGTGGGCTCACATCTCTGAGAGCGCCAAGGACCTGGTGAGGCGCATGCTGATGCTTGACCCTGCTGAGAGAATCACTGTCTATGAGGCTCTCAACCACCCCTGGCTGAAG GAGAGGGACAGGTATGCCTACAAGATCCACCTGCCCGAAACAGTTGAGCAGCTGAGAAAGTTCAACGCCAGGAGGAAGCTGAAG GGTGCAGTGCTGGCTGCTGTTTCCAGCCACAAGTTTAATTCCTACTATGGTGACCCCCCTGAGGAGCTCCATGATTTCTCAGATGATCCCACCTCCTCAG GACTGCTAGCTGCTGAAA caggggCAGTATCACAGGTTTTGGACAGTCTAGAGGAGATCCATGCATTGACAGACTGCAGTGAGAAAGATATGGACTTCCTGCACAGCGTCTTCCAGGACCAGCACCTCCACACTCTGTTAGAT CTTTATGACAAAATCAACACCAGATCGTCCCCTCAGATCAGAAATCCTCCAAGTGACGGAGTGCAGAGAGCCAAAGAG gtactgGAAACCATCTCCTGTTACCCAGAGAATATGGAGGCCAAGGAGCTCAGGAGGATCCTCACACAGCCACACTTCATG GCTCTGCTGCAGACCCACGATGTGGTGGCACACGAGGTGTACAGCGACGAGGCGTTGAGGGTGACTCCCCCGCCTACTTCACCGTACCTGAACGGAGACTCCCCAGACAGCACCAACGGAGACATGGACTTGGAAAATGTCACCAGGGTTCGGCTGGTTCAGTTTCAGAAGAACACAGATGAGCCCATG GGCATTACTCTGAAAATGAACGACCTCAACCACTGCATTGTGGCCCGCATCATGCATGGTGGGATGATCCATCGACAAG GGACTCTGCATGTAGGAGATGAGATCCGGGAGATTAATGGCATCAGCGTTGCTAATCAGACGGTAGAACAGCTCCAGAAGATGCTG AGAGAGATGAGGGGAAGCATCACCTTCAAGATTGTGCCCAGTTACCGATCCCAGTCAATGTCTTGTGAG AAAGAGTCTCCGGATTTATCTCGACAGTCACCTGCAAATGGTCATGCTAGTGTGACCAGCTCCATCCTG GACCTGCCATCGACTATTCAGCCTAAAGGCCGTCAG ATCTGCAGACCTGCTATCAAGGACAAATTGTCCATCAAG ATTTATGTACGCGCTCAGTTTGAGTACGACCCGGCAAAAGACGACCTCATCCCATGCAAGGAGGCCGGCATCCGCTTCCGGGTAGGTGACATCATTCAGATCATCTCCAAGGATGACCACAACTGGTGGCAAGGAAAGCTGGAGAACACCAAGAATGGCACAGCAGGACTCATCCCCTCACCTGAACTGCAGGAATG GCGTGTGGCATGTATAGCAATGGAGAAGACCAAACAGGAACAGCAGGCCAGTTGTACCTGGTTtggcaagaagaagaaacagtacAAAGACAAATACCTGGCCAAGCACAACGCAG ATCTGGTAACATACGAGGAGGTGGTTAAACTGCCGTCATTTAAGAGAAAAACGCTGGTTTTACTTG GTGCACACGGAGTTGGTCGGAGGCACATCAAGAACACGCTGATCACCAAACATCCCGACCGCTTTGCCTACCCTATTCCTC ACACAACTCGGCCTCCCAAGAAAGACGAGGAGAACGGAAAGAACTACTACTTTGTTTCTCACGAGCAGATGATGCAGGACATCAGCAACAACGACTACCTGGAGTATGGCAGCCATGAGGATGCCATGTATGGAACCAGGCTGGAGACTATCAGGCAGATCCATGCACAGGGCATGATCTCCATCCTAGACGTCGAGCCACAG GCGCTAAAGATCCTCAGGACAGCTGAGTTTGCTCCATACGTCGTCTTCATCGCGGCTCCCACCATCACCCCCGGCATGACTGAG ATCCCAAAGTGGTGCAGGAAACTGCCT GACGAATCTCTTCAGCGGCTACAGAAGGAGTCGGAGATGCTGCAGCAAACCTACGCTCACTACTTTGACCAGACCATCATCAACAACGAGATCGACGACACCATCCGCCTGCTGGAGGAGGCCGTGGACCTGGTGTCCACCACTCCTCAGTGGGTTCCCGTCTCCTGGGTCTACTGA